The Thermodesulfobacteriota bacterium genomic sequence GCCCCGGGCCACCAGGGCATCGGTGAAGGCCTCCATGATGGCGACATCCCGGCGGAAGGCCGGGCCCAGCACATCCCCCTGGGAATAGTCGGCAAAGGGCAGGAGGACGATCCGGCCCGGCGACGACCGGGCGATTCCCGATGCCGGTGGCGGCACCTTGAGGCTCTGCTCCACCGTGTGCCCGCAGCCGGAAAGGGCCGCACACACCAGTCCGACGAGAATAAGCTTCTTGGCAGGCATAGTCTTCGCTCCCCCTTCTGGACTTTTCAGGAGATGATGCGCGGCCGCAGCAGGATGATGAGCTCCCGCCGGGTCTTCACCTCGGTCTCCACCTTGAACAGCTTATCGACCAGGGGCAGGTCCCCCAGCACCGGCACCTTGCTCTCGTCGTCGTCATCACTGCTGTCGATGAGGCCGCCCACCACCAGCATCTCGCCGCTGCGGACCCGGACGGTGGTGGCCATCTCCCGCAGGCGCACCTGGGGCAGCCCCACCTCGGAGTCGCCGCCGAAGGTCCGGTATTCGATGGGCAGCGTCAGCTGGGAGGTGACCGGGGTCATGGACAGGATCACCTCCTGGTCATCCAGGATGGTGGCGGTCACGGCCAGTCCCAGGCCGGACATGACGCTGGAGGTGCTCACCGTGAAGGTGACCTCGCCGGTGTCGGACGAGGTGCTCTTGGTGACCTTGTCGATGAAGGTGACGTTGTCGCCGACACTGATCAGCGACGGCTGGCCATTGAGGACACTCAGGCGCGGATTGGCGATCACCCGGGTCTGGCCCTGCTCCTGCAAGGCGTTCAGGAAGGCGGTGAAGCTGGAGTCCGGCCCGATGCTGACCCCGCTGACGAGCCGGCCGCCTACGCCCTGGTTGGGGTAGATCTGGCCGCCGGCGCCGCCAAAGGTCAGGGTGACGTTGAAGCCGTCCAGAAGCTCGCTCCAGTCGATGCCGGTTTTGTCGGTGCTGTCCAGGGTCACCTCGACGATCTTGGCCTCGATGGCCACCTGCCGGTACAGCTCTGCCTTGAGGCTGTCCAGATAGGTGGCCACCTTCTCGACCAGGGGGCGTGGTGCCGTGACGGTGATGAGCCCGATGGGCTTGTCGATGCTGTAGTAGCCCTTCCCCGACGGCCGCGGCGACGGCGCAGCCGGGGCGGCGGGGGCTGCCGCTGCCGGCGCCTGGCCCGGGGTGGGTGGTGCTGCTACCGGGGCCGGCGCCGCCGCCGGCGCCTCTTCGGTCCAGATTTGCAGGATCTGGTCCAGGTTGGTCTTGACGTTGTCCCAGACGTCGAAGGTGTTGCCCTCCGAGGTCAGGCGGATGGCGCCAGTCATGCTGCCGGTCTTGCCGCTGGAGCCCAGGACGTCGCCGCCCACCCCGGAGTCGTAGGTGCTGGCGAGAAAAGGCATCGCTATATGGAACTTGCGGGTCTCCTTGTACTTTATCACAAGGGTGTTGCCCTGGACCTCATGAAAATAGTCCTGCTGCCGCAAGAGGTTGTCCACGGCGGTAAAGAAGTCGTCCTCGGCCCGGATGTCCACGTCCACCAGGGCATACTGGTCCACGTCCGAGGCCCAGCTGACGTTCATGCTCTTGAGGGCGGCCAGCCGCTTCATGATGTCCCGGAGGGGCACCGGCCCCTGGGCCGAGGAGATATCCGCCCCCACCCGGATGACCACCCGGTCCGCCTCCGTGGCGAGCTCGTCCTTCTTGGACTCGTTATCCCGGGTCACATAGGCCGGCCGCAGGTAGCGCACCGGCAGGCCGGCCTCCTGGATCGGCTCGGCGGGCCTGGGCTTGGCCGGGGCGCTCAGGGCCTGCTCCTCGATGGCGGACGGCAGCTGCGCCTCCTGGCCGGTACCCACGGCGCTGCAGGAAAGCAGCGCCGGCAGGAGGGCAAGAGCCAGGCCCAGGGCCAGGATGGGGTGATGTCGGGTCATGGTGTGCACCTCAGTGGAAATAGGCTGCCGCCGGCTATCTCAGCGGGTGGACAGGCCGGCGTCCCGCTCCTGGAGGGTCAGGCGTCCTTCAATATAACGCCGGAGGTCCGGGGGCAGCTCGAAGCCGGACAGGAGCAGGGCCCGGTACTGCTGGGCTGCCTGTGCCTGCTGGCCCGCCTTGTCGTGGATGCGGGCTCTGGCCACCAGGGTGTCCAGGGTGTTGCCGTAGAGGTCCTCGTGCCGGGCCAGGAGGCGCAGCGCCCCTTCCAGGCTGTCGTTCTCTTCGCAAAAGGCGGCGTAGCTGATGAGGGCCTCGGCAGCAGGCCTGGGGCCGGCGACGGCCTTGTCGAACAACGGCTTGGCGGCGGCGACTTCCTTCATGTTGGCCAGGCCGATGGCCGCGTTCAGGGCCGCATCCTGGTTGTCCGGCTCGCTCTTGAGGGTCATCCTGGCGAAGTGCACCGCCTTGGCATTGAGGCCGAGCCGCACCAGGCACAAGGCGGCCAGCCGGTTGGCCAGCTGGGCGTTGTCCGGCCACAGCTCCAGGGCCTGTTCGTACACGGGCAGGGCCTCCTCGTACTTCTCCTGCCTTTCCAGACCCTGGGCCTGGAGCATGAGCTTCTGGGCCTCGATCTGGGCCGGCGGGGTCTCCTGGCGGCGTTGCACCGAGATGGCCTCCCGGGTCTGGACGGTGCCGTCGGGCCGAATGGCCAGGGCCGCCTCCGCCTGCTTTGGCCAGACAAAGGTCTTTGTCTTCGGCGAGATGACCAGGGTGTTGAAGCGCTCTTCCTTCTGGAGGTCCTTGAGGTTGAGGACGATATCCAGGGCGAAATCCCAGGGCACATCCCGGAGAGCCAGGGTCAGGGAGCCGGCCACCGCCTCGTCGACCACGATGTTCATGCCGCTGATCTCGCCGAAGAGGCGAAAGACGTTGTGCAGGTCGATCTTGTAGAAGTCCACGGTGATCCGTGTCTTCTCATAGCCGGCGAAGGCCATCTGGCCGGCAGGCGCACTGGTGGTGGGCGCCGGCGCCGCCGCTGGGCGGCTGGCGGCGGCCGCCGGCGGCGTGCCGGCCGGCGTCTTTTCCGGCCGGGGCTTGGCGGCCGCGGTGCTGATCACCGGCTGAATTGGCTCGGCAGCCGGGGAGGAGTCGGCCGCGGCCGCAGCCAGCACCGGCGGGGCCTTGGCAAGGCTCTTGACGATGGCCTGGGCACCCCCGGGCTCCTCCACCAGGACCAGAAGGCCGTCCGGCTGCGTCTCCACCTGATAGCGGAACAGGCGGTCCTGGTTGGAGTCGAAGACCACCCGCAGGCCCTGGTCCCGGTTGGCAGAGCGGATCTCCTTGAGACTGCCGGTGCCGACCCCCAGCACGGCAGGCACTCCCGGGCCGTGCCAGCCCGGCAGATCGAGGTACATGCGGTGGGGCCGGCGGCCATCCGGCGCCAGCTCCACCGGACGGGTGGCGGTGATGGGGCCACTGGCCCGGATGAGCACCCGGGTCTGCCCAGGGGTCTCCTCGACCTGGATGGTGTCGACGAGCAAGGACGAGGAGGCGGTGGCTGCCACGGGCTCGGTTGCCGGCGCCGCGGCGGCGGTCGGGGTGGCGGCCATGGCCTCGCTGCTGCCCGTCGCGGCCGGCGACGGGCTGGCGGGAAAGGCGATGACGATGTCATGGCCCTGCCGTTCGACGATGTACGGGACATCCTCCCGCAGGCCGACCTCCAGCCGGGTCAGGGGGGGGCCCTTGTCGGCCAGGAGGCGCCCGTCCACCCGGGCGATGGGCCCTGGCCCGTCGGCCAGGGGCAGGCCGGCGGCTTTTGTGGCGTCCGCCTGGGCGATGTCCACCACAATCCGCAACGGGTCGAAAAGCTGAAACACGGTGAAGGTGGGGGCATCGCTGCTGGCGATCACGAGCTGGTGGCCGTCTTCGGTCTCGGTAGCCGAAACGGCGAGGATGCTGGCGGCGCTGGCCGGGGCGTCGGCGGCCGGAGCTGCGGCCGGCATCAGCATCCCGGCTGCCAGGGTCAGGAACCCCAGGAGGCCGGTCAGGAGCCCCTGTTCGAGG encodes the following:
- the mshL gene encoding pilus (MSHA type) biogenesis protein MshL yields the protein MTRHHPILALGLALALLPALLSCSAVGTGQEAQLPSAIEEQALSAPAKPRPAEPIQEAGLPVRYLRPAYVTRDNESKKDELATEADRVVIRVGADISSAQGPVPLRDIMKRLAALKSMNVSWASDVDQYALVDVDIRAEDDFFTAVDNLLRQQDYFHEVQGNTLVIKYKETRKFHIAMPFLASTYDSGVGGDVLGSSGKTGSMTGAIRLTSEGNTFDVWDNVKTNLDQILQIWTEEAPAAAPAPVAAPPTPGQAPAAAAPAAPAAPSPRPSGKGYYSIDKPIGLITVTAPRPLVEKVATYLDSLKAELYRQVAIEAKIVEVTLDSTDKTGIDWSELLDGFNVTLTFGGAGGQIYPNQGVGGRLVSGVSIGPDSSFTAFLNALQEQGQTRVIANPRLSVLNGQPSLISVGDNVTFIDKVTKSTSSDTGEVTFTVSTSSVMSGLGLAVTATILDDQEVILSMTPVTSQLTLPIEYRTFGGDSEVGLPQVRLREMATTVRVRSGEMLVVGGLIDSSDDDDESKVPVLGDLPLVDKLFKVETEVKTRRELIILLRPRIIS
- a CDS encoding AMIN domain-containing protein, encoding MTRARLEQGLLTGLLGFLTLAAGMLMPAAAPAADAPASAASILAVSATETEDGHQLVIASSDAPTFTVFQLFDPLRIVVDIAQADATKAAGLPLADGPGPIARVDGRLLADKGPPLTRLEVGLREDVPYIVERQGHDIVIAFPASPSPAATGSSEAMAATPTAAAAPATEPVAATASSSLLVDTIQVEETPGQTRVLIRASGPITATRPVELAPDGRRPHRMYLDLPGWHGPGVPAVLGVGTGSLKEIRSANRDQGLRVVFDSNQDRLFRYQVETQPDGLLVLVEEPGGAQAIVKSLAKAPPVLAAAAADSSPAAEPIQPVISTAAAKPRPEKTPAGTPPAAAASRPAAAPAPTTSAPAGQMAFAGYEKTRITVDFYKIDLHNVFRLFGEISGMNIVVDEAVAGSLTLALRDVPWDFALDIVLNLKDLQKEERFNTLVISPKTKTFVWPKQAEAALAIRPDGTVQTREAISVQRRQETPPAQIEAQKLMLQAQGLERQEKYEEALPVYEQALELWPDNAQLANRLAALCLVRLGLNAKAVHFARMTLKSEPDNQDAALNAAIGLANMKEVAAAKPLFDKAVAGPRPAAEALISYAAFCEENDSLEGALRLLARHEDLYGNTLDTLVARARIHDKAGQQAQAAQQYRALLLSGFELPPDLRRYIEGRLTLQERDAGLSTR